The following proteins are co-located in the Paludibaculum fermentans genome:
- a CDS encoding GMC family oxidoreductase: protein MSALPRVKAVIIGAGAGGPIVAKELTQAGWPVVLLERGQWYTANDCRKDDLRNQRNSTLGHPFGPDDDGNPRVVVTANGQQRLVEPSGPGYSNNAACVGGGTLSYGAMAWRFHPNDFQMKTVYGAQVPRAVEGSTLADWPITYDELEPFYEKAEWELGVSGDVSTDPFHGPRNKPLPMPPLPPTREHLILEKGAKALGLHPFHIPMLRNSVPYNGRPACMRCRWCVGFACEVDAKCGTQNTVLPTALNTGLLELRLQCMVKEILVDEHGKATGVAYFDRQGQLWEQPAEHVIVSGSAIESARLLLNSKSRLFPQGLGNRYDWVGRNLQGHTYTGAFGLFDQDTYDDVGPGAGIAICDYNHGNPDLAGGAMLANEFIRLPYQFVSGLRAPGVPRWGAAHKEFVRRFYRRSIAVQGPTQEMPFFESRVTVDPQVRDKLGIPVARLSGNKHPHTIEIGDAMTAKAEAWLKASGAIQTWPKKAGQGTSGGQHQAGTCRMGNDPRTSVVDRWCRLHEVENVHVVDGSVHVTNGGFNPVLTIMANAYRVAGHLVGGAK from the coding sequence GTGAGCGCACTGCCGCGCGTCAAGGCCGTCATCATTGGAGCCGGAGCCGGCGGACCCATCGTCGCCAAGGAACTCACTCAGGCCGGTTGGCCCGTCGTGCTGCTCGAACGCGGCCAGTGGTACACCGCCAACGACTGCCGCAAGGACGATCTGCGCAACCAGCGCAACTCAACCCTCGGCCATCCCTTTGGACCCGACGACGACGGCAATCCGCGCGTCGTGGTCACCGCCAATGGCCAGCAGCGGCTGGTTGAACCCTCCGGACCCGGCTACTCCAACAACGCGGCCTGCGTCGGCGGCGGGACCCTCTCCTATGGCGCCATGGCCTGGCGCTTCCACCCCAACGATTTCCAGATGAAGACCGTCTACGGCGCCCAAGTGCCACGCGCCGTCGAAGGCTCCACCCTGGCAGACTGGCCCATTACCTACGACGAACTGGAGCCCTTTTACGAGAAGGCTGAGTGGGAGCTCGGCGTCTCCGGCGACGTCTCCACCGACCCGTTCCACGGCCCCCGCAACAAGCCGCTGCCCATGCCGCCGCTGCCGCCCACCCGCGAGCACCTGATCCTCGAAAAAGGCGCCAAGGCCCTGGGCCTGCATCCCTTCCACATCCCCATGCTGCGCAACTCCGTGCCCTACAACGGACGCCCCGCCTGCATGCGCTGCCGCTGGTGCGTGGGCTTCGCCTGCGAAGTGGATGCCAAATGCGGCACCCAGAACACCGTACTGCCCACCGCGCTCAATACCGGGCTCCTGGAACTGCGGCTCCAGTGCATGGTGAAAGAGATCCTCGTCGACGAGCACGGCAAGGCGACCGGCGTGGCCTACTTCGACCGCCAGGGCCAACTCTGGGAGCAGCCCGCCGAGCACGTCATCGTCTCCGGTTCGGCCATCGAATCCGCCCGGCTGCTTCTGAATAGCAAGTCCCGCCTCTTCCCGCAGGGCCTCGGCAACCGCTACGACTGGGTGGGCCGCAACCTCCAGGGCCACACCTACACCGGAGCCTTCGGCCTCTTCGACCAGGACACCTACGACGACGTCGGGCCCGGCGCGGGCATCGCCATTTGCGACTACAACCACGGCAATCCCGATCTCGCCGGCGGAGCCATGCTCGCCAACGAGTTCATTCGCCTGCCTTACCAGTTCGTCAGCGGCCTGCGCGCACCAGGCGTCCCCCGCTGGGGCGCGGCCCATAAGGAGTTCGTCCGCCGCTTTTATCGCCGTTCCATCGCTGTCCAGGGGCCCACGCAGGAGATGCCCTTCTTTGAGTCCCGCGTCACCGTCGACCCTCAGGTCCGCGACAAACTAGGCATCCCCGTGGCCCGCCTCAGCGGCAACAAACATCCCCATACCATTGAGATCGGCGACGCCATGACCGCCAAGGCCGAGGCGTGGCTCAAAGCCTCTGGCGCCATCCAGACCTGGCCCAAGAAAGCAGGGCAGGGCACCAGCGGAGGCCAGCATCAGGCCGGCACCTGCCGCATGGGCAACGACCCGCGCACGTCAGTTGTCGATCGCTGGTGCCGCCTCCACGAGGTGGAGAACGTCCACGTCGTCGACGGCTCCGTCCACGTCACCAATGGCGGCTTCAATCCCGTCCTCACCATCATGGCGAACGCTTACCGCGTAGCCGGCCATCTCGTGGGCGGTGCGAAATGA
- a CDS encoding cytochrome c3 family protein: protein MKIALILAVLAAALVLMVPAASFVYESGGPGACARCHEMGTPVGQWMGSTHRKVPCADCHGDAMTTDPGFHLTNARRVLDHAQGNIPDRAHLRPSDIFSMLPRCQRCHQQEFAAWANGPHATPYKRIFLDQKHNSTRHLMDDCLRCHGAHLDAGVRDLVQPMNRKGPWTLIRAELSDRPAIPCLSCHALHRAGMPLEDRRLESRTLGNRQERFRPSLAFYDRREQESIPASMLPVPAVLDGDRPVKMSPDPRGALCYQCHAPMSTMQVRSGDDRTPIGVHEGLSCLACHDKHRQTTHASCSTCHPRLSNCGLDVEKMDTTFAKPGSAHNVHFVKCQDCHPKGVPPRKLAAAKAP, encoded by the coding sequence ATGAAGATCGCCCTCATCCTTGCTGTCCTCGCCGCGGCCCTGGTTCTCATGGTGCCCGCCGCCAGCTTCGTCTACGAATCCGGTGGCCCCGGCGCCTGCGCCCGCTGCCACGAGATGGGCACGCCCGTGGGCCAGTGGATGGGCTCCACCCATCGGAAAGTACCCTGTGCCGATTGCCATGGCGACGCCATGACCACCGATCCCGGCTTCCATCTCACCAACGCCCGCCGCGTCCTCGATCACGCGCAAGGCAATATCCCGGACCGCGCCCATCTCCGCCCGTCCGACATCTTCAGCATGCTGCCCCGCTGCCAGCGTTGCCACCAGCAGGAGTTCGCCGCCTGGGCCAATGGCCCGCACGCCACGCCCTACAAACGCATCTTCCTCGATCAGAAACACAACAGCACGCGCCATCTCATGGACGACTGCCTGCGTTGCCACGGCGCCCATCTGGACGCCGGCGTCCGTGATCTCGTCCAGCCCATGAACCGCAAGGGTCCCTGGACCCTGATCCGCGCTGAACTCTCAGACCGTCCCGCCATCCCCTGTCTCAGTTGCCACGCCCTGCACCGTGCCGGCATGCCTCTGGAAGACCGCCGCCTTGAGTCGCGGACCCTGGGCAACCGCCAGGAGCGCTTTCGCCCCTCGCTCGCTTTCTACGATCGCCGCGAGCAGGAATCCATCCCTGCGTCGATGTTGCCCGTCCCTGCCGTGTTGGATGGGGACCGGCCCGTCAAGATGAGCCCGGATCCCCGCGGAGCCCTCTGCTACCAGTGCCATGCGCCCATGTCCACCATGCAGGTGCGCTCCGGTGACGACCGTACGCCCATCGGCGTCCACGAAGGACTGTCGTGCCTTGCCTGCCACGACAAGCACCGCCAGACCACACACGCCAGTTGCTCCACCTGCCACCCGCGCCTCTCCAACTGCGGCCTGGATGTCGAAAAAATGGATACGACCTTTGCCAAGCCCGGCAGCGCCCACAACGTTCATTTTGTGAAGTGCCAGGACTGCCATCCCAAGGGCGTCCCACCGCGGAAGCTAGCGGCCGCCAAGGCGCCCTAG
- a CDS encoding ATP-dependent Clp protease ATP-binding subunit translates to MFERYTEKARRVIFFARYEASQFGSPYIETEHLLLGLLREDKPLANRFLRSQANIESIRKQIEAQTTVREKVSTSVDLPLSTECKHVLAYAAEEAERLGHKHIGTEHLLLGLLREEKCFAAEILHERGLRLNQVRDEIARASSEKTTASRPKESSLLSEFSRDLTQSASDSALDPLIGRDYELERVIQILCRRTKNNPVLIGEPGVGKTAIVEGLAQKISEGDVPSFLADKRILALDLSLIVAGTKYRGQFEERLKTIMKELMENQNAIIFIDELHTLVGAGSAEGSLDAANILKPALSRGEIQCIGATTPAEYRKSIEKDRSLERRFQAVKVPPPSEADACRILFGIKERYEKFHAVAYTDDAIETSVFASSRFIPDRFLPDKAIDLIDEAGARVKLRQTTLPPDISDIQKRVKFIVHRMETAIANHEFEKARFYSDEERKERENLRLLREKYNLDDTSTGVVTKDDIEEVVAKWTGVPMTAIKEEEVSKLIRIEEELHKRVISQEKAISALARAIRRSRAGLKSPKRPSGCFLFLGPTGVGKTEAARALAEFLFGSEKSLIRFDMSEFMEKHSVSKLIGSPPGYVGYEEGGQLTERVKRNPYSIILLDEIEKAHPDIYNILLQVFEDGQLTDGIGNTVDFKNTIIIMTSNLGARFLDKKGQLGFAAQTASGVPSKIEDMVQAEVKRAFNPEFLNRLDEVILFTSLAEEDLIQIIDLMVAQININLVAKQIKLKLAPDAAKYILEKTCTDRSYGARPLRRALQKYIEDPLSEALIQGSLLRPAEYEVYLGETGIFCRVINAEADVATVGAGGPSSGEAISLYPF, encoded by the coding sequence ATGTTTGAACGCTATACAGAAAAGGCGCGGAGAGTAATCTTCTTCGCGCGCTATGAGGCCAGCCAGTTCGGCAGCCCGTACATTGAGACGGAACATCTGCTGCTCGGGCTGCTGCGGGAAGACAAGCCGCTGGCGAATCGCTTTTTGCGGTCGCAGGCGAACATCGAGTCGATCCGCAAGCAGATCGAGGCGCAGACGACTGTCCGGGAGAAGGTATCGACGTCGGTCGACCTTCCGCTGAGCACGGAATGCAAACACGTCCTGGCGTATGCGGCGGAAGAAGCCGAACGCCTGGGGCACAAGCACATCGGGACTGAGCATCTTCTGCTGGGCTTGCTCCGCGAAGAGAAGTGCTTTGCCGCCGAGATCCTCCACGAGCGCGGACTGCGGCTCAACCAGGTGCGCGATGAGATAGCGCGTGCCAGTTCCGAGAAGACCACCGCTTCGCGACCGAAAGAGTCCTCGCTGTTGAGCGAGTTCAGCCGCGACCTCACCCAGTCGGCGTCCGATAGCGCGCTGGATCCGCTGATCGGCCGCGACTATGAGTTGGAGCGGGTGATTCAGATCCTGTGCCGCCGCACCAAGAACAATCCGGTGCTGATCGGCGAGCCAGGTGTGGGCAAGACGGCCATTGTCGAAGGGTTGGCCCAGAAGATCAGCGAAGGCGACGTCCCCAGTTTCCTGGCGGACAAGCGCATCCTGGCCCTGGACCTGTCGCTCATTGTGGCCGGCACGAAGTATCGCGGCCAGTTCGAAGAGCGGCTCAAGACGATCATGAAGGAGTTGATGGAGAACCAGAACGCCATCATCTTCATCGACGAGTTGCACACGCTGGTGGGCGCCGGTTCGGCCGAAGGCTCGCTGGACGCCGCCAATATCCTGAAGCCCGCGCTGTCGCGGGGCGAGATTCAGTGCATCGGCGCCACGACGCCGGCTGAGTACCGTAAGTCTATCGAGAAGGACCGCTCGCTGGAACGCCGCTTCCAGGCGGTAAAGGTTCCGCCTCCGAGTGAGGCGGATGCCTGCCGGATCCTGTTCGGCATCAAGGAGCGCTACGAGAAGTTCCACGCCGTCGCCTATACGGACGATGCGATTGAAACCTCGGTGTTCGCTTCCAGCCGTTTCATTCCGGACCGCTTCCTGCCCGACAAGGCGATCGACCTCATCGACGAAGCGGGTGCGCGAGTGAAGCTGCGCCAAACCACTTTGCCGCCGGACATCAGCGACATCCAGAAGCGGGTGAAGTTCATTGTTCACCGCATGGAGACGGCCATCGCGAACCACGAGTTCGAGAAGGCCCGGTTCTATAGCGATGAAGAGCGCAAGGAACGCGAGAACCTGCGGCTGCTGCGCGAGAAGTACAACCTGGACGATACGTCGACGGGCGTGGTCACGAAGGACGACATTGAAGAAGTCGTCGCCAAGTGGACCGGCGTGCCGATGACGGCGATCAAGGAAGAAGAAGTCAGCAAGCTCATCCGGATCGAGGAAGAGCTGCACAAGCGGGTCATCAGCCAGGAGAAGGCGATCAGCGCCCTGGCTCGTGCCATCCGCCGCTCCCGCGCCGGCTTGAAGTCACCCAAGCGGCCGTCGGGCTGCTTCCTGTTCCTGGGCCCCACGGGCGTCGGCAAGACCGAAGCCGCGCGCGCCCTGGCCGAGTTCCTGTTCGGCAGTGAGAAATCGCTGATCCGCTTCGACATGTCGGAGTTCATGGAGAAGCATTCGGTGTCGAAGCTGATTGGTTCGCCTCCCGGCTATGTCGGCTATGAGGAGGGCGGGCAGCTCACCGAGCGGGTGAAGCGGAATCCTTACTCGATCATCCTGCTGGATGAAATCGAGAAGGCTCATCCGGACATCTACAACATCCTGCTGCAGGTTTTTGAAGACGGCCAGTTGACCGATGGTATCGGCAATACGGTGGACTTCAAGAACACGATCATCATCATGACCTCGAATCTTGGGGCGCGGTTCCTCGACAAGAAGGGGCAACTGGGCTTCGCGGCGCAGACGGCCTCCGGAGTGCCGTCCAAGATCGAAGACATGGTGCAGGCGGAAGTGAAGCGCGCCTTCAATCCGGAATTCCTGAACCGCCTGGACGAGGTGATCCTGTTCACTTCGCTGGCGGAAGAAGACCTGATCCAGATCATCGACCTGATGGTGGCTCAGATCAACATCAACCTGGTGGCCAAGCAGATCAAGCTGAAGCTGGCGCCGGATGCCGCGAAGTACATTCTGGAAAAGACCTGCACGGACCGCAGCTACGGCGCGCGGCCGCTGCGCAGGGCGCTGCAGAAGTACATCGAGGATCCGCTGTCGGAGGCTTTGATCCAGGGCTCGCTGCTGCGTCCGGCCGAGTATGAAGTGTACCTGGGCGAGACGGGCATCTTCTGCCGGGTGATCAATGCGGAAGCTGATGTCGCCACGGTAGGCGCCGGCGGACCCTCGTCCGGCGAAGCCATTTCGCTCTATCCGTTCTAA
- a CDS encoding ABC transporter ATP-binding protein produces the protein MAKHGENVPPLEARGLGKRYHSGPAELTVFAGLDLRLEAGDRVALTGESGTGKSTLLHLLGLLDAPSEGTIRVDGQATEGLDEGGLANLRNRAIGFVWQMNTLLPEFTALENVMMPLLIRGERKGAAEQAQELLSEVGLAARGHHLAGELSGGEQQRVVLARALVAGPKLLLADEPTGNLDERTGNMIMELIEEVHERRRLTTLYVTHNPAYAERATKVLELRGGKIRNLGAQATPPAS, from the coding sequence ATGGCCAAACACGGTGAGAACGTGCCGCCTTTGGAGGCGCGCGGACTGGGCAAGCGGTACCATAGCGGCCCGGCGGAGCTGACGGTCTTCGCGGGGCTGGACCTGCGGCTGGAGGCGGGCGACCGGGTGGCGCTGACCGGAGAGAGCGGGACGGGTAAGTCCACGCTGCTGCACCTCTTAGGGCTGCTGGATGCGCCGAGCGAGGGAACAATCCGGGTGGATGGCCAGGCCACGGAAGGACTGGATGAGGGCGGGTTGGCCAACCTGCGGAACCGGGCCATTGGGTTCGTCTGGCAGATGAACACGCTGCTGCCGGAGTTCACGGCCCTGGAAAATGTCATGATGCCGCTGCTGATCCGGGGCGAGCGGAAAGGTGCGGCGGAGCAGGCGCAGGAGTTGCTTTCCGAGGTCGGGCTGGCGGCCAGGGGCCATCACCTGGCGGGAGAGCTATCCGGCGGAGAGCAGCAGCGAGTCGTCCTGGCGCGGGCCTTGGTGGCCGGTCCTAAGCTGCTTTTGGCGGATGAACCGACGGGAAACCTGGATGAGCGGACCGGTAACATGATCATGGAATTGATCGAGGAGGTCCACGAGCGGCGTAGATTAACGACCCTATATGTGACCCACAATCCAGCTTACGCGGAGCGCGCAACGAAGGTTCTGGAACTGCGGGGCGGGAAAATACGGAATCTGGGTGCGCAGGCGACCCCTCCGGCATCTTAG
- a CDS encoding ABC transporter permease, which translates to MIERLLPFISLILLFAGLSAATPHFMTAVNLAAVIRQTAVINIMALGMTMIIIAGGIDLSVGSIMALCGLLGAMTMAQGQPILVGIAVGLLAGVACGTVNGLLVTKLRINPFIATLGTLGIYRGLGLIISGGLPIQNMPKDFAFLGEGAMLHIPFVLYVLFVCAAGVHILLEHTRMGRYGFAIGSNPDAAFYAGIPVSFHVTTIYAAGGLLTGLAGMIETSRLMTGQPTAGQGYELQAIAAVVIGGGSLRGGEGSVVGTLIGAYIMGLLSNGSDLLGISPYLQQAIIGAVIILAVVLDELRKRKMAA; encoded by the coding sequence ATGATCGAGCGCCTGTTGCCGTTTATTTCGCTGATTCTGCTGTTTGCCGGGCTGTCGGCGGCGACTCCGCACTTTATGACGGCCGTGAACCTGGCGGCGGTGATCCGGCAGACCGCGGTGATCAACATCATGGCCCTGGGGATGACGATGATTATCATCGCGGGCGGCATCGATCTGAGTGTGGGTTCGATTATGGCGTTGTGCGGGTTGCTGGGGGCCATGACCATGGCGCAGGGCCAGCCCATCCTGGTGGGCATCGCGGTGGGATTGCTGGCGGGGGTGGCGTGCGGGACGGTCAACGGCCTGCTGGTGACGAAACTCCGGATCAATCCATTCATCGCCACGCTGGGCACGCTGGGCATCTATCGCGGGCTGGGCCTGATCATTTCGGGCGGGCTGCCTATCCAGAACATGCCAAAGGACTTCGCCTTCCTGGGCGAGGGGGCGATGCTGCACATTCCGTTCGTGCTGTACGTGCTGTTTGTGTGTGCGGCGGGGGTCCACATATTGCTGGAGCATACCCGGATGGGCCGCTATGGGTTTGCGATCGGGTCGAATCCGGATGCGGCGTTTTATGCGGGAATCCCCGTGTCGTTCCATGTGACGACGATCTATGCAGCGGGCGGCTTGCTGACCGGGCTGGCGGGCATGATCGAGACTTCGCGGCTGATGACGGGGCAGCCGACGGCGGGCCAAGGCTATGAGCTGCAGGCAATTGCGGCGGTGGTGATTGGGGGCGGGTCTCTGCGGGGCGGCGAAGGGTCCGTCGTGGGCACGCTGATCGGCGCCTACATCATGGGGCTGTTGTCGAATGGCAGCGACCTGCTGGGGATCTCGCCTTACCTGCAGCAGGCGATTATCGGGGCGGTCATTATTCTGGCGGTGGTGCTGGATGAGCTGCGCAAACGGAAAATGGCCGCGTAG
- a CDS encoding sugar ABC transporter ATP-binding protein — translation MQKRFGGVVALRDGNLEVRRGEVHLLLGENGAGKSTLMKILAGLQRPDAGTLEWQGQAMRFANPAESQRAGVSMVHQESLLAPHLTVAENIYLGREPAAPFGLIHRRKAVEDARRLIEQHHFPLQADWTVQRLGPAGRQLVEILRAIAHGSSLLIFDEPTSSLSHAESAEVFRIVREMRDRGTSIIYITHRMDELRELGDRVTVLRDGETVFTGELGGTTTEELIRHMVGRPFEAVYQRASLPPGQEMLRVEGLERRGVLCGVSFRLHAGEVVGLAGLIGAGRTELCRAIFGVDPIDAGTVSVQGQPVRIRSPRDAVRVGMALIPEDRQKNGLAVGLPVAQNMLMASLERVSRFGFLNHAQEEAVVAGQSTRLNLKSASPGQLAGKLSGGNQQKVVIARWMTRGANIILFDEPTRGIDIGAKIEVFRLIDELARGGAAVLMVSSELPELLQLADRILVMRQGRIVAELPGQTTQEEILRHAALGGGGTERVA, via the coding sequence ATGCAAAAGAGGTTTGGGGGCGTCGTGGCCCTGAGGGACGGCAACCTCGAGGTACGGCGCGGTGAGGTGCATCTGCTGCTGGGCGAGAACGGCGCGGGCAAGTCCACTCTGATGAAGATCCTGGCCGGGCTGCAGCGGCCGGATGCCGGGACGCTGGAGTGGCAGGGCCAGGCGATGCGCTTCGCGAACCCGGCGGAGTCACAGAGGGCCGGGGTGTCGATGGTGCACCAGGAGAGCCTGCTGGCCCCGCACCTGACGGTGGCCGAGAACATTTACCTGGGCCGCGAACCGGCTGCCCCGTTCGGACTGATCCACCGGCGGAAAGCCGTGGAGGACGCCCGGCGCCTGATCGAGCAGCACCACTTCCCGTTGCAAGCGGACTGGACGGTGCAGCGGCTGGGCCCGGCGGGCCGGCAACTGGTGGAGATCCTGCGGGCGATCGCGCACGGGTCGTCGCTGCTGATCTTCGATGAGCCGACGTCGTCGCTGTCGCACGCGGAGTCGGCGGAGGTGTTCCGCATTGTGCGCGAGATGCGCGACCGCGGCACCAGCATCATCTACATTACGCATCGCATGGACGAGTTGAGGGAACTGGGGGATCGCGTCACAGTGTTGCGCGATGGGGAGACGGTGTTTACGGGCGAGCTGGGGGGCACCACTACGGAGGAGCTGATCCGGCACATGGTGGGGCGCCCGTTTGAGGCGGTCTACCAGCGGGCGTCGCTGCCGCCGGGCCAGGAGATGCTGCGCGTGGAGGGCCTGGAACGGCGCGGTGTGTTGTGCGGTGTTTCGTTCAGGCTGCACGCGGGCGAGGTGGTGGGGCTGGCGGGGCTGATCGGCGCGGGCCGGACGGAGCTGTGCCGGGCGATCTTCGGCGTGGATCCCATTGATGCGGGCACGGTTAGCGTGCAGGGGCAGCCGGTGCGGATCCGCTCGCCGCGCGACGCCGTGCGGGTTGGAATGGCTTTGATTCCGGAAGACCGGCAGAAGAATGGACTGGCGGTTGGCTTACCGGTCGCGCAGAACATGCTGATGGCGTCGCTGGAGCGGGTGTCGAGATTCGGCTTCCTGAATCATGCGCAGGAGGAGGCAGTGGTGGCCGGGCAGTCAACGCGGTTGAATTTGAAGTCCGCCTCGCCCGGACAGTTGGCCGGCAAACTGAGCGGCGGCAACCAGCAGAAGGTGGTCATTGCCCGCTGGATGACACGGGGCGCGAACATCATTCTGTTCGACGAACCGACGCGCGGCATCGATATCGGGGCGAAGATCGAGGTCTTCCGGCTGATCGACGAGCTGGCGCGGGGCGGAGCGGCCGTACTGATGGTGAGCTCCGAGCTGCCGGAGCTGTTGCAGTTGGCCGACCGGATCCTGGTGATGCGGCAGGGCCGGATCGTGGCCGAACTGCCGGGCCAGACTACCCAGGAGGAGATTCTGCGCCATGCCGCCCTGGGTGGCGGCGGGACGGAGCGAGTGGCATGA
- a CDS encoding SRPBCC family protein has protein sequence MPEYVHSSVFQTSVERLFAFHEAPDALQRLMPPWQPAEVISRAGGLSVGARVELELKLGPFRLRWVARHTEFVRNRLFADIQESGPFRRWSHRHEFAPEGAAARLTDRVEFSLPGGRLVDFLGAAIARHQLRRLFAYRHAVTKQACEG, from the coding sequence ATGCCCGAATACGTTCACTCGTCCGTCTTCCAGACCTCCGTCGAGCGGCTCTTCGCCTTTCACGAGGCCCCCGACGCCTTGCAGCGCCTCATGCCGCCCTGGCAGCCCGCCGAAGTGATTTCGCGCGCAGGCGGACTCTCAGTCGGCGCACGGGTTGAGCTGGAGTTGAAGTTGGGCCCGTTCCGGCTGCGTTGGGTGGCGCGCCATACGGAATTTGTGCGCAACCGCCTGTTTGCGGACATCCAGGAGTCAGGCCCGTTCCGCCGCTGGAGCCATCGCCACGAGTTCGCGCCCGAAGGCGCAGCGGCCCGCCTCACCGATCGCGTCGAGTTCTCACTGCCCGGCGGCCGTCTGGTGGATTTCTTGGGAGCGGCCATCGCCCGCCACCAACTCCGCCGCCTGTTTGCCTACCGTCACGCGGTCACGAAACAGGCGTGCGAGGGCTGA
- the dnaB gene encoding replicative DNA helicase, which yields MSQPSKTDQSFERGLPSNVYAERMVLGSILINSNTFITAAASLSPDDFSLDKHRRIFQRMMDLNNREERIDRVTVANELMRHSELEAVDGLTYLSSLDEGLPEIFHIESYIAIVRDKSLLRQLIYSAQETIQRCMLAEDDPALILSHAEEGLLKLGEARAKDSLLSAQQVFDSEEGGVNAFLDPGRRVQGVSTGFIKFDEMTGGMRPGELIILAARPAMGKTALALNVALHVATNKKNPKAVAVFSMEMSKQSLLTRLICSLGRVDQQRFRSGYLDREERARLGMAAADLYEAPIFIDDTSSTTLMDINAKLRKLRASNDLGLVVVDYLQLMPAPSLGRNSNRVQEVGALSRGMKLMSKDLEVPFLVLSQLSRAPEQRIGDHRPQLADLRESGSIEQDADMVAFIFRPEVYQKDREDLRGVAELILAKQRNGPTGKVPLVFLHNYTKFENAADSFDDDHGE from the coding sequence ATGTCACAGCCTTCGAAAACTGACCAGTCCTTCGAGCGGGGCCTGCCGTCCAATGTGTACGCCGAGCGGATGGTTCTAGGCTCGATCCTGATCAACAGCAACACGTTCATCACGGCCGCCGCCAGCCTGTCGCCGGATGATTTCTCGCTGGACAAGCACCGCCGCATCTTCCAGCGAATGATGGACTTGAACAATCGGGAAGAGCGCATTGACCGCGTCACCGTGGCGAATGAGCTAATGCGGCACTCCGAACTGGAAGCGGTGGATGGCCTCACTTACCTCTCATCGCTGGACGAGGGCCTGCCGGAAATCTTCCACATCGAGAGCTACATCGCGATCGTCCGCGACAAGAGCCTGCTGCGGCAGTTGATCTATTCGGCGCAGGAGACGATCCAGCGCTGCATGCTGGCGGAGGACGATCCGGCCCTGATTCTCTCGCATGCCGAGGAAGGGCTGCTGAAGCTGGGCGAAGCACGGGCGAAGGACTCGCTGCTGAGCGCGCAGCAGGTTTTCGACAGCGAAGAGGGCGGCGTCAACGCGTTTCTGGACCCCGGCCGGCGCGTGCAGGGCGTCAGCACGGGCTTCATCAAGTTCGATGAGATGACCGGCGGTATGCGGCCGGGCGAACTGATCATCCTCGCCGCCCGTCCCGCCATGGGCAAGACTGCCCTGGCTTTGAATGTCGCGCTGCATGTGGCCACGAACAAGAAGAATCCGAAGGCGGTCGCCGTCTTCTCGATGGAAATGTCGAAGCAGTCGCTGCTGACCCGCCTCATCTGTTCCCTGGGCCGGGTGGACCAGCAGCGTTTCCGGTCGGGCTACCTGGACCGCGAAGAGCGCGCCCGGCTGGGTATGGCGGCGGCCGATCTGTATGAAGCGCCGATCTTTATCGACGATACGTCGAGCACAACGCTGATGGACATCAACGCCAAGCTGCGCAAGCTGCGGGCGTCGAACGACCTGGGCCTGGTGGTGGTGGACTACCTGCAACTGATGCCGGCTCCGTCGCTGGGCCGCAACTCGAACCGCGTGCAGGAAGTGGGCGCCCTGTCGCGCGGCATGAAGCTGATGTCGAAGGATCTGGAAGTGCCGTTCCTGGTGTTGTCGCAGTTGAGCCGCGCTCCGGAACAGCGCATTGGAGACCACCGGCCGCAGCTGGCCGACCTGCGCGAATCGGGTTCGATTGAGCAGGACGCCGACATGGTGGCGTTCATTTTCCGGCCGGAAGTCTACCAGAAAGACCGCGAAGACCTGCGCGGCGTGGCGGAGCTGATCCTGGCCAAGCAACGTAACGGCCCGACGGGCAAGGTCCCGCTGGTGTTCCTGCACAACTACACGAAGTTTGAGAACGCGGCCGATTCGTTCGACGACGACCACGGCGAGTAA
- a CDS encoding Dps family protein yields METLNIVLKRELALLLRTWNYHWNVEGPLFPSLHKLFEAQYDELQELVDEVAERIRSLGGVAPMQVSLDLTTAESTSHMLDALADAHESLSAQMRTEWVPALSEAGDIGTADLLTRALQLHDKAAWMLRSTAK; encoded by the coding sequence ATGGAAACCTTAAACATCGTCCTGAAACGCGAACTGGCCCTGTTGCTCCGTACGTGGAACTACCACTGGAACGTAGAGGGCCCTCTTTTCCCGAGCCTCCACAAACTCTTTGAGGCTCAGTACGACGAACTCCAGGAACTGGTCGACGAGGTGGCTGAGCGGATCCGCTCACTCGGTGGCGTGGCTCCCATGCAGGTCAGCCTCGATCTCACCACCGCTGAAAGCACCAGCCACATGCTGGATGCCCTGGCCGATGCTCACGAAAGCCTCAGCGCGCAGATGCGCACCGAATGGGTGCCCGCACTGAGCGAAGCAGGCGATATCGGGACGGCCGATCTGCTCACCCGCGCTCTCCAGCTCCACGACAAGGCTGCCTGGATGCTGCGCTCCACCGCAAAATAA